The Sabethes cyaneus chromosome 1, idSabCyanKW18_F2, whole genome shotgun sequence DNA segment TTCAGGCGGTTATCTAATCATAATGCATATTAGGTACAATTGCGATTGAATCTTGCAGACGTCTGATGACCGTTGATACGACCTTTCATGAAGATTAATTTTGAAGCAATTAGTTAGCCACTATATAAACAACCCACCCCGAAGCTGGACTAACATATTCAGTGGTTCTATTTCAATTTTCATCCGCGGCTAGTGTAGTGTTCTtgcaatgttcaaatatttactAGTAGCAGCTCTAGTGCCAGCCCTTAGCTTGGCCCAAAGTCTTTTCCCTCGGCAATGTAGGAATTGTTTAGTTGACTTCTGATGGTTAGTGCTTATTCAAAATGTTGTTTACTGTTGCCCAGGTCCCAACGGAGCATCAATGCCGGCTTACATGGAAATAAACGGATGTACCACATCGCCCTGTACGATTCCGATCGGGGATCCGATTGCCGCCTATGCCAAAGGTATCGTCAGTCCGATCGATACGCAAACCCTGACGCCCTCCTTGGCAATTAGGCTGCTCGGACTGGAAATACCTTTCCCGATTCCGGAATCTCTTCAAGATGCTTGCACGGCCGGTACGGATCCCGGAACCTGCCCGGTGTCGGCTGGTCAAGTGTTCGATTACATCCTGTACTACGAAGATGAACCGTTCCCGATTTCCGGTGTTACGGTTGAGGTCGAAGTAGGACTGAAGGGCGATGACGGTAGCTACATCACCTGCGTCGCATTCGATGTGTACATTCAATCGTAATAaatattctgtttttaatttaatttgtcgTTTCATTTAACTTGTGTGTTTTTATAAGCTCTAATTAATTCAGTTGATTGTAGGTAGCATACAAATCGAAGACATTTTATACAGCAACCATTTAACTTACGAAAAGTGGAAATGAGTTGAGTTTTTCTATTGTTTATCGTTTCTAAATTCGACATGAGTTTGTTGTTCGTATTAAAGCTCGAGCCATTTAATATCTGGACGTTATGTTTATTTTACTGCAGCGCTCCTTGTGGTTAGTTCCAGAATAttttgacagcagtttgttTTGAACGGTTTCCTCTTCATACTTGATGGATGCCGCGAACCGAAAGTTAATTTTGGACACCCAAATCCGACGTTGTTAGGTGCAAAAATCGCGAAGTCGTTGGAATTGGCAAAATCGATCATACGCGGCATTCTCAAACATTTCCGTGTGCGGAATTCGGCGATCGGCAGGATCGTTAGTAACAAGTAGAAAGCGCCGTCAAAACGATTCATGTGCGAGAATGATTTCGATCTTTCTGGGCCAGTAAACAACCAAACAGGTCACCTCCCAGTTTGCtaggtgctccctagtttgcgTAGCATATAACTCCATGCATAGAactcgagaggattcaaatcaagcGAAGAAGCAACCCACTCTTTCTACGAAAAAAagtccggaaaattgtcctcacatcaAGCTTGTGTAGCTtccgcctggtgagacggtgcaaaatcttgttggaagcaatcTGCAAATGGTTCTTCGAAACATtctcgatgtaatatttagtgttgatattacaccaggttcaatgaacagcaatggaaccttcaaattCTTGGAGTAACATCCACATACCGTCAGCCTGGAAACTTTTGAACTTTCAAAAAGCCAGTTTGCTCCGAGGAttatcagaaagatgtgctgcatatatctcatcattttgttggttgtggtgacactgagcaggaacattttttcgtccgaaaacagaatttcacaatcaccgaACCGTTTGAGCAGCTGCACTCTTGCAACCtcctgcttttcagtcaaacgaagatcatctttcaaaatattgtttatGGTTGACTGCAAAATTCCCAGTTCCTTACATATTTTATgtccagactgatctggttttCGTCGAATTAgctctcttactcgtttgatggtCTCCGGTGTCCTTATCCTGCGTTTACGGCCATGTTTAgagagtattttccaagaaccgggttccttgtatcgcttgatggtaCAAAACATGAATCTTTCGTTGAAATATCACACAAgtcacaagttccctttttgcgtccatgattgCCTTGCAAACTGTGTTGATATTGGAATACattttaaacgaaaaatatgcagacaccTCTGTGAATCACCCATTTTTTATCAAACACGTCCGAAAAAcattgacagttattactactcaccttGTAATTATTTCATTCAGTACATATTTATATCGCTAACCAAAGCAAAGCATGGGGACTACACTCTGTCTACTAAACTTGATCTTCGGGTTTTACTGAACAGATTAACAGACCAGCTGTTAGATTAcacgacaattacggggctagtgctataatcctactgactctagtagCCTCTCCCAaacgagattcgaatatacgacgactggcttgttagaccatccTTATTAGATCAAGCATCGCAGCACCCTTTAGAAAGGAATGGATTCAGACTAAGTGCATGATGCACAGAAATGCATAAAATCTTTCTCAGAATAATTTGTCTTTCTCATAAtataaaagaaaatataaacAGCATGGAACGTAGTGGACCCACGGATGCTGATGCCACCACCAGGACTAACCACCAAAAGCTACTGGAAGTGCGATTAAATATTTTCCAcgttgaaaaataaataacgaAATCATTCGAATCCTGAACCTTACGTTTGCTTAGTCCTAAATTCAACAAACGTAATACTAGGAAACTTCCTTGATTATCATACTCGAGACGGTGGAAATCAGGAGATTAGAGTAAAACGATGCCAAGAGTTGATTTTAGAGTTGATTGACTGTGCTGAGAGGCGCAATAGCACAAAATCAGCTGACAGTGATAAGTCCATGGGGTTTCCAATTGCTACCCTAGGGGTACTTTAATCTAATCATTAATTGTCATATACCATGTTCTCCAGTACTGCTACCGAAACGAGTTCTCATATACCTGCGGGTCGAATCTGTTTTTAATGTGTTTATTTATGGTacaatttcatttttatcttaGAGTTGGCGTCAAGTAGGTGATTGCCCGTATTACCTATCATTACGTCAATGTTTTCATAATCAGTTGCTAAATTTCAGCAGATACAGCAGCTTGGAGTTATTCGAACTACTTGAATCCACAAATTCGGCGTCCTAGTATATTACGGGATAGATAATGCAGCAATAAAAGATGCAAGTCACATTCAACAAGCGTAGGGTCGGCCATAAAATCGACGGTCTTTTCTGTTTGGACTCCTGTTAATTAATACTGTCGTTTATCTTGTTATCTTgttgaacaaaaacagaaagtcaagtttcggaaattgaatgtagcacctaggcttgcTTATCTTGCGACCACAGCCgctttcgacctgatcgagcACGTTATGCTCCTCTGTTTTTGGTGCCAGTGCGGTTGTTGAAGAGTTGATGAATTGGAGGGTGAAGAAGAGATGAATCTGCCAGCATTTTCAcaacgtgtccagcccaccgtagcctaccgattttcgccagatgtacgatgggaatctcttcaagcagtgcctgtagctccgCCGCTCTTCGCCTTCAATttatactccaccaaatatcgcccgcagtaccttacGCTCGAACAAGGCACGGGCGCGTATGTCTTTCGTGAACAGCATCACAGCGTCAACTTCATAGTGAACTACGGCTCTAatgagggttttgtacattgtcagcttaatacggtagcgtatgcttcttgatcgtagcgttttgcgaagggtatAGTACGCCCAATTTTCCGCCTGAATGCGCTCATGATCACTTTATTAGTGTTATTGTCCGCGATCACCAACGATCCCAAACATCAACGACCTCAAATTTCCGTTCTAGTttatcgccgtcaacggttaccgttcaTTGGAGGCGCACACTTCTCTCCTTTGAGCCAATCCTCTTAGAATGCGCTTTCAGTCATTTTCAGTGTAGATTACCGTCGAAAAATGTCTGGAcatgatatcaaagtcacctgcgACGCCTATGAATTGGCTGTCTTTGGTGAAAATCGTTCATTGCGTTTCGAAGCCCGCTCGTCGAATTACCCCTTCAAAACCAATTTTAATAGTATATCCTGAGTCGTCATAACCTTTGCAGTATCTCGAAGGCACTCGAGAATgttcccgagatgcgcacgaaatacATCTACAGTGCAGCTTTGATCCATCGCATCAGGTTGTtcgaaaaaccgtgttcgtgcattatctttcACAGCtaatctcgatcgactgtatcgtatgctgctttgaagtcaataaagattaTGTGACGAGTGCGTGATGCGACATTTTGACAAACTGTTTCTGATGGCAAAAATGCGGTTCGTAGTGGCGCGAATACCCTTGAAACTCGCTTTACAATTCCCTACAAAATTTTCGGTGCTAGTGCTATCGCTGTGAGACGGCGAATctggatctgggagagtacattGTAGGCGGAATTTACCATTATGCCGCGACAGTTGCAGTGGTTCGATTACCCTTTGCTTGACAAacaactccttccatccattcttccggtagctgctcttcctcccaaatcttggaaataacccagcgtGTTTATAAAGCACTGCTGGTAGGCAGTCCTTACCG contains these protein-coding regions:
- the LOC128745569 gene encoding NPC intracellular cholesterol transporter 2-like — protein: MFKYLLVAALVPALSLAQSLFPRQCPNGASMPAYMEINGCTTSPCTIPIGDPIAAYAKGIVSPIDTQTLTPSLAIRLLGLEIPFPIPESLQDACTAGTDPGTCPVSAGQVFDYILYYEDEPFPISGVTVEVEVGLKGDDGSYITCVAFDVYIQS